AAGTTGCCTCTGCTGTTAAAGCCATGGTACGACGGACAAAAATATCCGGTTTTCGCGCATTAAACTTGAGAAGCTTTACTGTTTTAGGCCGTCCTAAACGGGCTTCCCATCGCTGAACCAGTTCAACCGGGTGTGAATATTTCACGGAAAGTCGTTCCAGGGGAGACATATCTTTTTCAACATCGGCAAGGCGATCCTTTTTATCCTTCTCAATATTCCGCAAGACCCCATTCACCACACGACTGAGGCCAAAAGAACAAATTGTTTTGGTCATTTTCACCGCTTCATCAACCGCACTATAATTGGGAACCCGATCGAGAAACAGCATTTGATAGAGAGCAATCCGCAAAATAATAAGAACCTTCTCCTCATTCTTAAATTTTGCATGTAAATAGCGGAAAATAATTTGATCTAAATACTGTTGCCGTCGTAATGTTCCTTGTACAATTTCATAGGCAAGGCGTGTATCTTTTTCGCTAAGATGTGTCTGAGAAAAAACCGCATTCACCGCTTTCTCAAGTTCCTTTTTCTCAAGAAAAAAGTGTTCGAGTATTCGAAATGCTGCCCGACGCGCGTCTAAGGTTTGCTTACTTCTCTGCTTCATCTAACATACATCCTTCCTTGAGTGAACTGCCATTTAAGTAGGCATCTATGGGCATCTCTTTTCGCCCTTGAGGTTTGAGTCGTTCTATCTTGAGTCCATCTACACCACACGCAACAATAAGTTCTTTTTTAGTACGGCGCACAACCTCACCGGGAGCTCCGTCTATACCCGGTTCAACCTGTGCGCGAGTGAGCGTAAGCTTTTGTCCATTATACAGCGTTGCACTTCCCGGAAAGGGGATGAATGCTCGTATTTTTCGCTCAATTACACGGGCATCCTCGCTCCAGTCAATTCGCTCCTCTGATTTTCGGAGCAAAGGAGCACGACTCGCCCTTCGTTCATCTTGGGCTACGTAGGTATCCTCATTATTTTCCAAAAGGCCAAAGGCATCCACAATGGCTTCCCCCCCCAGGAGGCTTAAGCGGTGATAGAGGGTTGGAGTAGTATCATCGGGAAAAATTGGTTCTGTGCGTTGCAGAAGGATCGCCCCCGTATCTACCCCATGGTCGATACGGAACACCGTAACCCCAGTTTCCGTCTCTCCTGCGGCAATCGCCCGATGAATGGGGGCCGGCCCACGATATGCCGGAAGTAGTGAACCATGGATATTAAATGTTCCCTTCGGCGGAATAGAAAAGATCTCCTCAGGCAAAAGAGAAAAAGCGACCACAACAAAAACGTCGGCGCCATAGCGCTGTATCCGTTCGATACAGGAGGGATCCCGCAGATCGTTTGGGGTCTCTACAACAAGGTTCGGATGATTTTGTCGACAGTGGGTTGCCACTGGACTCTCCCGCAATTTCCTCCCTCTTCCGGCTGGTCTCGGTGGATTTGTCACCACCGCCATGGGGCTATGCCCTGCCTCTAGCAGTGATTCCAAGGCAGGTATACCAAAATCAGCAGTCCCGAAAAACAGAAATTTCATACTAGCTCTTTCATTCAAAACGCACGTCTATGGGGTGTAAAATAAATTACTTCCCTCGCCGTAAGGCAGAAGAGTTGTGAAATTCAACCTTGGTCACTGTTTTTGAGAAAGAGAACCGGCAAGGAGAGATTTCGTTGTATTGCCATGAGACGAATTGTCAACACCACTATAGAGGAAAGCAGTAGAGCAGGAAGGGGTAGTATCCCGGCAATGTGAAGGGCTATGTACACAGCCGCTCCAAAAAATGATGCTGTTGCATAAATTTCTCGCCGGAGGATGAGGGGCATATCATCAGCAAGAATATCACGCATCATTCCCCCGGCAACTCCGGTCATAACTCCCATGAGAAGAGAAATAGAAATTGATCCAGTAACAGCATAGCCTTTCATGGCCCCAAGAACAGAGAAAACCGAAAGACCAAGGGCGTCAAAGACAAGAAAAAGTTTCCGAGGAATAGATACTCCACGAAGCAGATAGAATGTTGCAATGGATGTTACAAGAACCACCATGAGATAAAGCTCTTGTTCTATCCAAAAAACAGTGGTTTCATCAAGCAGAAGATCTCGTAAGGTCCCGCCGCCAAGGGCGGTAACAAAACTCAAAACAAGCCCTCCGAAAAGATCCATACGATGTCGTCCAGCAACCATTACTCCACTTATGGCAAAGACCGCCGTTCCGAAGATATCAAGCAGATGCAGTATTTCCCATTCCATTATGACGGATCGTCCATCCTGCCCATAAACAGTATACGCCCAGTAGGATCATGGCGAATGAAAAAAAGGAAGGGAGAATCGAAGCGAACCTCACGGGGCTCAGAGATATTCACCGAGGTGGTTCGCATGGTTATTGCCGTTGCTGCAGCCGCCTCTGTTCCCGCTTCGGAAACCTCCATGGCAGTTTTGTGAAGTACCCGATCGATAAAAAGATCCTCCTTCGACTCACTTACTCCGCCAAAATCGGCCTGAGGAGTGAAGGCTGATGCAAGACCAAGGCTGTGCAGGAAAGATGAAACTTCATACTCTTTTTTCATCTTCCATT
The sequence above is a segment of the Chitinivibrio alkaliphilus ACht1 genome. Coding sequences within it:
- a CDS encoding trimeric intracellular cation channel family protein; translated protein: MEWEILHLLDIFGTAVFAISGVMVAGRHRMDLFGGLVLSFVTALGGGTLRDLLLDETTVFWIEQELYLMVVLVTSIATFYLLRGVSIPRKLFLVFDALGLSVFSVLGAMKGYAVTGSISISLLMGVMTGVAGGMMRDILADDMPLILRREIYATASFFGAAVYIALHIAGILPLPALLLSSIVVLTIRLMAIQRNLSLPVLFLKNSDQG
- the fmt gene encoding methionyl-tRNA formyltransferase, with product MKFLFFGTADFGIPALESLLEAGHSPMAVVTNPPRPAGRGRKLRESPVATHCRQNHPNLVVETPNDLRDPSCIERIQRYGADVFVVVAFSLLPEEIFSIPPKGTFNIHGSLLPAYRGPAPIHRAIAAGETETGVTVFRIDHGVDTGAILLQRTEPIFPDDTTPTLYHRLSLLGGEAIVDAFGLLENNEDTYVAQDERRASRAPLLRKSEERIDWSEDARVIERKIRAFIPFPGSATLYNGQKLTLTRAQVEPGIDGAPGEVVRRTKKELIVACGVDGLKIERLKPQGRKEMPIDAYLNGSSLKEGCMLDEAEK